The window AGTTCCTGTTGCCATCATGATCACGGTGGCTTCCGGGTCGTCGGGCAACAACATCTCTTTACCCACTGGGCCGGTGATTTTTACGTCTGCGCCTTCCTCAATATTGCATAGGAACGTGGAGCAAACGCCGAAAACTGTTTCACCGGTTTCGGGATGCTTGTACTCTAGCTGTCTAACACACAGAGAAACGGTCTTATCGTCTAAATTATCGCCATGACGAGTTGAGGCAATGGAGTACAGCCGTAGCTTATGAGGTTTGCCCTTGTCATCGGTTCCGTCGGGGATGATGCCGATACTTTGGCCTTCGAGATAGCGTAAATCTCCGGCAGAAATGTCGAAGGTCAGGTGACGGCAAGTACCGATTCCGCCTTCCTTGACCAGTTCTTTATTGGAGATGCACTTACCAATAAAGGGCGCATTAGGGCGGTAGATGTTGACAGGAATGTCAGCTTTCGATTTTGCTTTTGCTTGAGTCATAGGCTTGCCTTTCTCTTCTGACTGGTTTTGCTGTGGTTCAGCTCCTGGTTCAGCTTTCGGTTGAGCTTTTGCGGCGGCCTTTCCGTTGGCTTGGTTGTCAGCCGTGAGAGGCTGGATACTGACAATTTTTCCACCCATGCGGGTAATCCGCTGCATCTCTTGATTCATCCGACTATAAGGCACTGTGATAAAAACACTGCCGCTTTGTCGAATCGGGTAGTTCAAGCTGTCAGTTGCTGTGCTCTGACGTAGACCCACCACTTCGTAAACAAACATGCGATTACTTA of the Allocoleopsis franciscana PCC 7113 genome contains:
- the petH gene encoding ferredoxin--NADP reductase — encoded protein: MYSPSAAANSANTTELSNRMFVYEVVGLRQSTATDSLNYPIRQSGSVFITVPYSRMNQEMQRITRMGGKIVSIQPLTADNQANGKAAAKAQPKAEPGAEPQQNQSEEKGKPMTQAKAKSKADIPVNIYRPNAPFIGKCISNKELVKEGGIGTCRHLTFDISAGDLRYLEGQSIGIIPDGTDDKGKPHKLRLYSIASTRHGDNLDDKTVSLCVRQLEYKHPETGETVFGVCSTFLCNIEEGADVKITGPVGKEMLLPDDPEATVIMMATGTGIAPFRAFLWRMFFEQHEDYKFKGQAWLIFGVTTTPNILYKEQLEEIQEKFPDNFRLTYAISREQKNSEGGRMYIQHRVGENADELWSLMQKPNTHTYICGLKGMEDGIDSALTVAAEKNGVTWSDYQRQMKKAGRWHVETY